The Bacillus horti sequence CATTTTCTATCCCGCTCGTCTTATCTTTTTCTTGCTGAAAAGCCTCATTCCGCTCAGGAAATACATACGCAGCCGGCCTATGACGATTTCCTCCTAGCTCATTGATCATCTGTCTTCTATTAAGCAGTCTGAAGAATGCCTGTCTTATACTGTCATTCTGTAAAGGTCCTTCCTTACCTAAGTTAGCAACCATGTATTTAAATCCTATATCAACACTTCGCACTGCCTTCCAGTTTTTAGGCTTATAGGAATCCACTTGATACTGATGGAAGTTTACTTCATCTGAAATGGAATGAACCTTATCTTGAGTTACTTCAAAAACTTGAGGAACATAATATACCTCAACACGATCAAGCTGTGATTGGTATCCAAAGTAACCATCAAACACGTCAAGCACTAGCCGGGGCCCACCTTGTTCCCTTATTTTAAAAGGACCTGTCCCCAGTAAGCCTTGGTTTGATGAAGCAGGTATCTTCGTAATATAAAAGGGGTAAGCGGCTAAAAAATGATGAAAATTGGGGAAAGATTGTTCAAGAGTAAACTGAACAATGTCTGGAGCTAGCGCTTCAGCCTTACTGATTATTCGATACATCCATTGAAATGGCGATTCTATATTCATTGCTCTTTTGAAGGAGTGCACGATATCGTTGGCATAGAGGTTTTTATCATCGTGAAATTTAACTCCTCTTCGTAGATAAAAGGTCCATACACGATGTTCGCCACATGTCTCCCAGTGCAAAGCTAAATGTGGTTCAAGATAACATGTAGTAGGGTTATAACGTAATAGCCCCTCAAAAACCTGACGAACCATATGGTGCTCTGTTCTTCTACTGATTAATGTTGGATCTAAGTAAGATAGTTGACGATAGCTAATAAAGCGAAGGGCATATATTGATTTTTGTCCCTTGCTAATTTTTTTCACGGGTGAAAGGTTAGCCATCGCCTTAAACACGATATCTGTACCCTGCAGCTCATCCTTATACATGTTAAAAATCTGACCTGCTTGCTCCCAATGGTCACTATCAAAATGTTCTTGAATTTGCTCTAGAATAACCTCTTCTAACGACCTAAGAAAGGTCAGCTTTGACTGATTTCCTCGTCCTAATCCAGGCTTCCAACCGATCCAGTTCTTCCCCTGCATATCCTTCAGTACCCATTTCACATTGCGTAGTGTGCAATGTAAGATTTCCGTTAATTCAGCTAATGTTACGTCACATGAAAAACCATGGATTGGAATTTCGCTATCCCTATAGTCATTCGCTACATAAAGCTGCTGATACAACTGGACAAAATGCTCAAATAACTTCATATATTCCTCCATAAAAGGGGTAATTTTTATTGTGTTTATTTTACACTTTTTCTTCCTCTTTTAACAGCTACAATAAATTATATACAAAAAGAACATCAGGAAAGGACTTATAAATGAACCGTTCAAATCAATCTTCCGTTTCAAATCGTACAATAAATCTTGAACCATTCCCATCTGACCAAGATAAGGAGCAAAAATCTAGAGTTATTCGTATCGCTCTCCTTACAGCCTTATGTATACCTGGAGATTTAATGCTGTATATTGTTCTCCCCTTATATTGGGAGGATTTTGGCTTAACAGCTATTTGGCAAATTGGGATTCTCTTATCTATTAATCGATTAATCCGTTTACCTTTAACTCCACTGATAGGTTTTCTTTATCGTAGAATCCATTTAAGAACAGGTATTTTTATCGCGGTGTGCTTAACACTTGTGACCACACTTGCCTATGGTTTTGCTCAGAATTTTATTCTATTGGTATGTGCTCGAGCATTATGGGGGATCGCTTGGTCCCTATTAAGATTAGGTGGGCTACTAACAGTAATGACAAGCTCTAATGACCAAAATAGAGGGTATTTAATGGGGAGATATAATGGATTATGGGGATTAGGCGGACTTGTAGGGATGATATCTGGAGGAGTTCTGATCTCATATGTTGGGCCACAAGGATTAAGTATTGGATTAACGGCACTCGCCTTCTGTTCGTTTTTCCTGTTACGAGGAATGCCAGCGCAATATGTAACGGAGGAAAATAATCCAACAGCTCGAGCACATGCTTTATCCCATTCGTCTACTTCAGATCAAATAATCACTACTCGTTGGTGGAGACAACGAAATGTTTTCTTTGTCCTAGTCTCAGGGTTAATGATGTCAATAATCGTATTCGGTATCTTTCTCTCCACATTAACGGTATTAATTGATGAGAATATATCTACATTTCTTATTCTGGGGATGGTTTTAACTTCAACTGCCTTATCCGGTCTCCTACAAGCGATAAAATGGTCTTGGGATCCCTTCCTAGCTCCTTGGATTGGCAAGCTTTCTGACAATCTGTTTGGCCGAAAAAAGTTGATCATATTCGCTTTCATTTTAGGCAGCCTATTTCTGCTGATGGTTACATTTCCTTTAGATCTATGGATGTTCATCCTATGTATATTTGCTTTTCAATTGACTTCAACCATGATTGTCACTTTGTCAGACAGTACAGCTTCTGATGTAGCAACAAACAGCTCTAAAATTGGTGTAATGACCTCATATACAGTAGCAGTAGACGTTGGCGCTGCTATAGGGCCTTTAATCGCCTTCTTCATCATTGAACAGGCTGGAGTGCAACCTCTGTATTGGTTAGCTGCTCTGATTTACGGAGCTCTAGCTCTTATGTGGACTCGTTACAAAGATCTGCGCCCTGAACATTGAGAAGTTCTTAAATATCATAGAATTGAAAAAAACTTACTCATTTAATTCTATTTATAACCTATAAAAAGAAAGCTGTCCCTAGTAGTAAATCTACGTAAGGACAGCTCCTGCTTAATAACCACTTCAATCGATTCTAAACTTATACTAATCAAGCCATTATTTATTTGCTTAATCTACTCATTATCACTTACTCCAAGCATTTTTTTAGCCATCTCTTCCATCTCTTTCAACCCACTGGACTCTGCAAATTCAGCCACACTAATGGCAGCAGTTGTTTGAAGCTCAATAATATGCTCTTTCATATGGGTCCAGGTTCTGCCCCCAGCATTTTCATAGGAAGCAAGGGCTTTATCCAGTCCATTTTCCCCAAAGATTAAATAATGTCCTTGAAAATCCCGTGACACATCTGTCACAGCTACCTCTGTCCAATCGATTAACCCTGTTACTCTACAAGATGAATCGATCAAGATATGTCCTGGATGAATATCACCATGCGATAATCCAGTATACTTTGGCCAAAAGGCCTCATTTGAAACCCAACTCTGCCAGCGTTCCCATAACGATGTATCAACACCATAAGTATCCTTTACTTTTTTCATTCTAGCCTTCATCGATAATCTGGCTTCCTCAGCACTGTGTATAGTCATTCCATTCGTTTTAACTAGCTCAATGGACACCTGATGTAAATCCGCTAATACCTGACCAAACGTTTGATGATAGGCTTCTGGACTGTTCTGACTATCAAAGGTCCATTCATAGTCTTGTAGCTCAGGATTAACCGTCGCTGCAGGTGTTCCATCAAGCTGTTTATATGCAATTAACTCCTTAGTGAAGATGCTCCAACTGGGGGCTTGAATACTGGTATGCTGATTCACAACATCTAGCACATGTTTTTCTTGTTTTGCTTTATTCATCGAATCCCCTCGACGTGGAATTCGAAGAATCCATTTTGTTCCTTCTAAATCCTCCGCATGGGCAACCTGAAAATCCAATCCAGATTCATTAATTTTCAGCTTATTTTCAAGTATATCTAGCCCCTTACTTTTTGCTAATACTATAATCTCTTGTTTATTCATAGATATATCCCTCCACTTTCAATTCCAGTAGATTTTTAAAGGCTTTTCAACAGAAAAAACCATAGACAGACCCTGTCTATGGTTCAGAGTAAACGTGGGAACAGGTCACACTCTTCACCTATTCTCTTTAAAAAACACAAAAGAAAGACACCTAGTCTGCCCGTTCTTCTGTAAAAAGTCCCGTTAAGGAATTATTAAAAATGTGCATATTACTCCCGTTTACTCTGCCTATCAACAGAGCCTTTGAACGTATTCAATTACTTGTTCAAAGAAGTATGGCGTAATCTTATTGATGCAGTCATTTTTAACAAACCTCCTATTTAAGTCATCCTGATTATAAGGTACGTATCAGTAAAAGTCAAAAAGGGTGACCCACACCGACGCTTTCATCTTCGTCCTACTCTTTTAGAAGCTCCCACTCTTCTCTCAGGATTCCCATACGAATAGAATCATAATACTCTCCATTATAGATGCGACACTTCCTCATCCTGCCTTCAAGCTGTAATCCAAGCTTTTCCGCACAGCGCATCATTCTATGGTTTCCAGACCATGTTGTTAGACCAACGCGGGCAAGTGGCATGCTTTCAAATAAGAAATCAATCCAGAGCTTTAGGGCTTCCGTTCCGTAACCACCGCTCCAATACTCTGGACGATAAATACCAATTCCCATCTCCAGCCAATTAGATTCCTTGTGCTCCCAATAGTAGCTTACCGTTCCTATAACCTGTCCATCAGCCTCAATTAATAAAAGAGAAGGTGTACCTTGCGCTTGTACACGTTTTTCTACATAGCTGCAAAATTCATAAAAGCTCTCATGCTCTAGAGGGAAATACGGAGCATCCCATTTCTTCCACTCAGGATCAGCTTCTCCATGAATGAGCTGGTAATACTGTGGTAAATCTTCATCTGTTACGTTTCTTAAAGTAACCCTAGTACCTTTTAATAAAACTTCCGTTCCAATATTGTTTTTAACCATAAATAATGTCTATTCTCCTTACAAAGTGATTAGTTTTCATGCATAACTAGTTTTGAAACAATGCTTTACCAACGACATTAGACATTGGAACAGGACCAATCGTTCTAGAATCTCCACTATAATTACGGTTATCCCCTAATACAAATACATGATCATCTGGAACTAGCCACTCCTGATTGCCCGTTGCAAGCATCTTTTCATTTATATAAACTTCCTCTAATAGTTGATCATTCCGGTACAGCTCTCCATCAACAATTTGAATGGTATCCCCTGGCATCCCTATAATACGCTTAATCCATAAATAACGAGCTTCCTTTCCACGAATAAGCTGACCAATTTTATGATCCAGCATTTCGTCTTTAAAGCTTCTAATTCGATCAACGCGACTATCTACAACCACAATATCCTCATACGAATAGGAAGAATCAAATTTGAAAACAAAAATACGATCCCTGTCCTCGTAAGTAGGCAGCATAGACTTCCCATCAACCTGATACCCTTGAAACACAAACATATTAATAAATAGTGCAATGATTAATGAAATACCAATGGTTTTTACCCAGCTTAAAATTTCTATTAATACTTTATTCATACGCCTCACCTCTCTCACAGCTCTAATACCCTACTTATTGTTTTGATCTGTTTTCTCTGTAAGCTCTTCTAGCTTGTTTTGCACATTTTTTAGTTCCTGATGTAGCCTTGCCATTTCTAGCTCTTGTTCCTTAGCTTTCTTTTTGCTCTTCGATAATTTTAAAATAGCGTAAGGAATGAGAAGTAACAAAGCTATTAGGAATAGAAAGATAGGTATTGAATACAGCATGGTGCCCCATTCTATTGATGACGTAGAAACACTTTCAACCATTTGTTGTTGCTCCTTTCGTACACCTATATTTGAATGTGCCTATGAATTACATTAATTCATCCCAACCAACCGCATACTCCGGAATTTGCTGATGACCAAATTCAAACATTTTCTCATCGATAATCTTACCTCCATGCTTCTGATAAAAGCTTACGGCAGAGTTATCTTTAATTACCCAGCAAAGCATGGATGAGTAGGAACGACTATGTAATTCTTGAACAACCGCTTTAAATAGCTTTTGACCAATACCTTGCTTCTGAACTTCTTCAAGCAAATAAATCGTATATAACTCTGCCTTGTACGGATATTGAGGAGATCGAGATTGTCCTGCTGAAGCAAAAGCAACAATCCTTCCTTCTTCATCCTCTGCAACATACACAAACTCATTGTTGTTTAAGCTTGACGTAGATGATATCTCATCCTGTTCATTTTGGCTTCCCTCATCGGCAATACTTAAAGTTTGTCTCCAATTCTGCAAGCGCCTTTCTATGGATAGCTGATCTAGTAAGGTAGCATCAATAATCCCTTTATATGTTGTTTTCCAGCTAGCCACATGAACCTCTGCGATTCCAGGTGCATCATCAACGTTAGCCATCCTAATTTTATACATCCCTATCCCCACTCTTTCACATTAATGATTATTGGCGGCACTAGTTCTATACTTCCACAATACAAAAAGAGAGAAAATACCTACTCCGACTAATGGATACAAGTAGGTCAATATACTTGAAGCACCAAAAGTAACCTCACTTTGAAGCATCCTTGAGTTTTCATACGCTGATAAGATATCTGGAACGTAGTTTGTTGTAAGGTACCAGCCTCTCACCATAAAGAAAAGAAAACTAGCCAATAAGATACAAATGACACCGGTAATGCAAAATTTAATATAGCTCTTTTTTTGATCCCGATTAGACATTTTATCTTACCTCCACATGAGTTTTACAAGAATCAATCATGCACTCCAAGGTCTTGTAAAGATAGATTCATATAAGGAATGTCATTTTCTATATTGCTTTTCGTTACAATCAATCTTTGTTTTTCAGCGTCACTAAGCTTCTCAATATCTAAGCTACGATGATACACAACATATAACTCAATTTCCCTTAGCTTTAAAAACAGAGGTAGCTGTTCAAGCCAGAACTTGTCTAAACAATGCTCAGTTAGATATCCTGCTAGAAAATTCTTCATAAAAATACGTGTAAATGATATCTTATCATCGCCTGATAGTGAACCATACAATGAATAAAACAACGGAATGGCTATATCACTTACAAAATATTGATAGGAGCAATCATCAAAATCAAACGCCGTGATTTTTCCTTCATGAACAAAAAAGTTCCCATAGTGTAAGTCTGTATGAATTAATCCAAATGCGTCACTATTCTGAGGAAGCTCTTTGATTTTTTGAATGGTTTCACTAAACTTCTTAACAACGATTTCATGACCAGCGGGTAAATGATTCTCTGCTTCCAATAGTAAAGGATCTTCGTACCACATGGGGCGCTTTAATCCAGTTGGAGGCTCATAGGACTGTGTATGCTTATGCATTTGACCCGTTATTTTCCCCCACTCAATGAATAGGTCTTCATTCCAGTTCTCTTTCGTTACCTTCCCACCAGGTGCTTTCTCAAAGGCACTAACTAAGAAATAGGAATCATCCAAATCAATTCTTTCTAATAATCGTTCATTCACGGAAAAGATAGGCTTAGCTACTGAAACTCCCTGCTGTGCTAAAAAGTAGATCCAATCTACTTCTGCCTGCATCTCTCCTTTATCCCTATGTAAGCTATGTGTAATACGCATAATAAATTCGGCTCCATCAAGCATGAATTCATAGATGAAGCTTTCAAATCCACCTAAGTCCTTCATTTGCCCTACATTAGCTCGAAACAGCTTGGCGCTTTGAGCTAAAATCTGATCATTAAACAACGCTTTGCTTCTTTTATCCATACTACCCTCCAAATTATCCTATACAATAATTACGAATATCCCATATAAAAAGTTTCATCAGAACGTATAAAGAAACTCTTTATTTCACGTCCTATACAATTAATCCACTGAAAACCATTAAGAGATTCAGCACAAAATGCCAAATGATAGCCGGAACAATGCTTTTTGACGTAATGGTAATACCAGCATAAAAGAAACCACCTATTGAAAATAATAGAGCGACCTCCCAAGAGAAGCCTAATGAGTAATGCTGGAGACCAAAGCCTATACTGGTTAAAGCTACTGCCCACTTCACTCCTACCTGTTCAATGAATCTACTGAGCAGTACCCCACGCCAAACAAATTCTTCTAGAAAAGCATTGATAGCAGCAAAAAGAACAGCAAAAATAGCTACAGATTGAAGATATTGAACATCCTGCATAATGATAAAAGGCATAAAAACTAGAATATTAATGGCCATAGCCACGAGCAAAAAGTGACTGATACTAACCGTGTGTAGCCCTACCCAAAACAAAGGAGCTAGCATTTTTTCATTCCAATTCAACTTCCAGCCATAGTGCAGCAATGGCTGTCTTAAAGCAAAGGAAAATAAAACAATAGCCCCTAGTGGAATGAGTAACAATAATCGGTTAATTAATACTCGAGCTTGATCGTCCTCTAATACTATAGTTTGTGATAAGTAGAGATAGCCCATAAATCCCAAACCAAATAAAACGATAGTTACTAGGAATATCCGATAACTTCTTCGACTGATTATGTATAAAAGAATAGCTAAGAAACCAAACAATAATAAAGTGATTAGATCAAACGTTTGGATACCAATAACAAGTAAGGTAAAGGTAACAAATGCTAAAAGTTTTAAAACGTGCATATTGCTTTGTTCTCCTATCACACTCTCCCTACATTACTATCATAACATATGGAAGTAAATGGTTGGTTGTAATTTGTAGTTTCTTATTTTTCTACATTATTCATTCGTATCCTTATCCAAACGTTCCTTAATTGATGAGACACTGTACCTTAAATCTTTTATTTCTTGTAAGATTTTGTATTGATTATATAGAATAATTACTAGTACCAAGAACATAATATATTCCAAAGAAATTTCCTCCTGTTCAAGCCTAACATTGCTAATCTTTATAAGTATAGGACAAATTAATATATAAATTAAATTATACCAAATGAAGATAATAAAAAGCAGTTAGAGTCTAACACACTCTAAACTGCTTTTTCTGCTTTCCATATTGTCCAACGATCCTTTTCAACCAAAGGAAAGTCCTTTACCTGATCTTCAATATAAGTAACTAGCTCATCAAGCTCGTGATCC is a genomic window containing:
- a CDS encoding phosphotransferase enzyme family protein translates to MDKRSKALFNDQILAQSAKLFRANVGQMKDLGGFESFIYEFMLDGAEFIMRITHSLHRDKGEMQAEVDWIYFLAQQGVSVAKPIFSVNERLLERIDLDDSYFLVSAFEKAPGGKVTKENWNEDLFIEWGKITGQMHKHTQSYEPPTGLKRPMWYEDPLLLEAENHLPAGHEIVVKKFSETIQKIKELPQNSDAFGLIHTDLHYGNFFVHEGKITAFDFDDCSYQYFVSDIAIPLFYSLYGSLSGDDKISFTRIFMKNFLAGYLTEHCLDKFWLEQLPLFLKLREIELYVVYHRSLDIEKLSDAEKQRLIVTKSNIENDIPYMNLSLQDLGVHD
- the lepB gene encoding signal peptidase I; this encodes MNKVLIEILSWVKTIGISLIIALFINMFVFQGYQVDGKSMLPTYEDRDRIFVFKFDSSYSYEDIVVVDSRVDRIRSFKDEMLDHKIGQLIRGKEARYLWIKRIIGMPGDTIQIVDGELYRNDQLLEEVYINEKMLATGNQEWLVPDDHVFVLGDNRNYSGDSRTIGPVPMSNVVGKALFQN
- a CDS encoding macrolide 2'-phosphotransferase; translation: MNKQEIIVLAKSKGLDILENKLKINESGLDFQVAHAEDLEGTKWILRIPRRGDSMNKAKQEKHVLDVVNQHTSIQAPSWSIFTKELIAYKQLDGTPAATVNPELQDYEWTFDSQNSPEAYHQTFGQVLADLHQVSIELVKTNGMTIHSAEEARLSMKARMKKVKDTYGVDTSLWERWQSWVSNEAFWPKYTGLSHGDIHPGHILIDSSCRVTGLIDWTEVAVTDVSRDFQGHYLIFGENGLDKALASYENAGGRTWTHMKEHIIELQTTAAISVAEFAESSGLKEMEEMAKKMLGVSDNE
- a CDS encoding GNAT family N-acetyltransferase, with the protein product MVKNNIGTEVLLKGTRVTLRNVTDEDLPQYYQLIHGEADPEWKKWDAPYFPLEHESFYEFCSYVEKRVQAQGTPSLLLIEADGQVIGTVSYYWEHKESNWLEMGIGIYRPEYWSGGYGTEALKLWIDFLFESMPLARVGLTTWSGNHRMMRCAEKLGLQLEGRMRKCRIYNGEYYDSIRMGILREEWELLKE
- a CDS encoding MFS transporter, producing the protein MNRSNQSSVSNRTINLEPFPSDQDKEQKSRVIRIALLTALCIPGDLMLYIVLPLYWEDFGLTAIWQIGILLSINRLIRLPLTPLIGFLYRRIHLRTGIFIAVCLTLVTTLAYGFAQNFILLVCARALWGIAWSLLRLGGLLTVMTSSNDQNRGYLMGRYNGLWGLGGLVGMISGGVLISYVGPQGLSIGLTALAFCSFFLLRGMPAQYVTEENNPTARAHALSHSSTSDQIITTRWWRQRNVFFVLVSGLMMSIIVFGIFLSTLTVLIDENISTFLILGMVLTSTALSGLLQAIKWSWDPFLAPWIGKLSDNLFGRKKLIIFAFILGSLFLLMVTFPLDLWMFILCIFAFQLTSTMIVTLSDSTASDVATNSSKIGVMTSYTVAVDVGAAIGPLIAFFIIEQAGVQPLYWLAALIYGALALMWTRYKDLRPEH
- a CDS encoding CPBP family intramembrane glutamic endopeptidase, which gives rise to MHVLKLLAFVTFTLLVIGIQTFDLITLLLFGFLAILLYIISRRSYRIFLVTIVLFGLGFMGYLYLSQTIVLEDDQARVLINRLLLLIPLGAIVLFSFALRQPLLHYGWKLNWNEKMLAPLFWVGLHTVSISHFLLVAMAINILVFMPFIIMQDVQYLQSVAIFAVLFAAINAFLEEFVWRGVLLSRFIEQVGVKWAVALTSIGFGLQHYSLGFSWEVALLFSIGGFFYAGITITSKSIVPAIIWHFVLNLLMVFSGLIV
- a CDS encoding GNAT family N-acetyltransferase, with translation MYKIRMANVDDAPGIAEVHVASWKTTYKGIIDATLLDQLSIERRLQNWRQTLSIADEGSQNEQDEISSTSSLNNNEFVYVAEDEEGRIVAFASAGQSRSPQYPYKAELYTIYLLEEVQKQGIGQKLFKAVVQELHSRSYSSMLCWVIKDNSAVSFYQKHGGKIIDEKMFEFGHQQIPEYAVGWDELM
- a CDS encoding ABC transporter substrate-binding protein is translated as MKLFEHFVQLYQQLYVANDYRDSEIPIHGFSCDVTLAELTEILHCTLRNVKWVLKDMQGKNWIGWKPGLGRGNQSKLTFLRSLEEVILEQIQEHFDSDHWEQAGQIFNMYKDELQGTDIVFKAMANLSPVKKISKGQKSIYALRFISYRQLSYLDPTLISRRTEHHMVRQVFEGLLRYNPTTCYLEPHLALHWETCGEHRVWTFYLRRGVKFHDDKNLYANDIVHSFKRAMNIESPFQWMYRIISKAEALAPDIVQFTLEQSFPNFHHFLAAYPFYITKIPASSNQGLLGTGPFKIREQGGPRLVLDVFDGYFGYQSQLDRVEVYYVPQVFEVTQDKVHSISDEVNFHQYQVDSYKPKNWKAVRSVDIGFKYMVANLGKEGPLQNDSIRQAFFRLLNRRQMINELGGNRHRPAAYVFPERNEAFQQEKDKTSGIENENVKRLKALEKPLSLITYSGAGNVEDAYWVKQVAASYGIELEVLIVPYLDMYSADALSKGDLFIGEQWMTYDPMWTFLCILTQEKSIVKKCLAGTSMFISIMERLKIILTSPDQEQCRKEFNKIEAQLIHEYILFPFYQWEQTAEFPEHVQGASLNDLGWVDYQPIWFKMNHHNPESPT